The following are encoded together in the Vicinamibacteria bacterium genome:
- a CDS encoding tetratricopeptide repeat protein, whose protein sequence is MVFASPLFFLALLTLPALAALEVWATRRDRERTARLVARPLWVRVLRRPPERWRFLRLGLLLLGTAGVVLALARPQWGIVREKVEREGVDVVLALDTSGSMATEDVPPNRMFLAKAALLSLVSQLEGDRFGLLAFEGEAYPLVPLTLDADAVGLFLESVEPGIVPSPGTSLGAGLARGLGLFVDPDRRNKVLVLVSDGEDLEGEVEEAVGRARAAGVVVHTVGVGTEAGQPVPDFDREGRRVGFKKDAAGSVVVSRLNMATLESIARGTGGRAFRITSADTSLSALASAIEGMERKALAGEFSYRRKERFQVPLAVGLLALALGLTFPLPSLLGRGQASARATAAALLLLFVPTLAAAAPAAPAPAGSSSLLDEVLMRPRRLTARGQAEYDRGNHPEALSAFEGAAGMRPQDPRARFNLADALYRNGKFEEAEALFRALGEDSPSPLAPAARFNLGNARYQRQDYRGAIQAYRDALHLAPEDAEAKRNLELALRALKKQQEQKPPPDRGEEKQKPQGGGQKNERPAGQQKKESPAPETPEQKQEKRFREETGMPRERAMQLLDALKENEKNEQRKLLNARRAEKKRGKDW, encoded by the coding sequence ATGGTCTTCGCCTCCCCGCTCTTTTTTCTCGCGCTCCTGACCCTACCCGCCCTGGCCGCGCTGGAGGTGTGGGCCACCCGCCGCGACCGGGAGCGCACCGCCCGCCTCGTGGCCCGGCCGCTATGGGTGCGGGTCCTGCGCCGCCCCCCCGAGCGGTGGCGCTTCCTCCGTCTGGGGTTGCTGCTTCTGGGCACCGCGGGCGTCGTCCTCGCCCTGGCCCGGCCGCAGTGGGGGATCGTGCGGGAGAAGGTGGAGCGGGAAGGGGTGGACGTCGTGCTCGCCCTCGACACCTCCGGGTCCATGGCCACCGAGGACGTTCCTCCCAACCGCATGTTTCTGGCCAAGGCGGCCCTTCTCTCTCTGGTCTCGCAGCTGGAGGGCGACCGCTTCGGACTCTTGGCCTTCGAGGGCGAGGCCTATCCCCTCGTCCCCCTCACCCTGGACGCGGATGCGGTGGGGCTCTTCCTCGAGTCCGTCGAGCCCGGCATCGTCCCCTCGCCGGGCACCTCCCTGGGCGCGGGCCTGGCCCGGGGCCTCGGCCTCTTCGTGGACCCCGACCGCCGAAACAAGGTGCTGGTCCTGGTCTCGGACGGGGAGGACCTGGAGGGCGAGGTCGAGGAGGCGGTGGGCCGCGCGCGGGCGGCGGGGGTGGTGGTCCACACCGTGGGCGTGGGGACCGAGGCCGGGCAGCCTGTCCCCGATTTCGACCGCGAGGGCCGGCGGGTGGGGTTCAAGAAGGACGCCGCCGGCTCGGTGGTGGTCTCGCGCCTGAACATGGCCACCCTGGAGAGCATCGCCCGGGGCACGGGCGGGCGCGCCTTCCGGATCACATCCGCCGACACCAGCCTCTCCGCCCTTGCCTCCGCCATCGAGGGGATGGAGCGGAAGGCCCTGGCCGGCGAGTTTTCGTACCGTCGGAAGGAGCGCTTTCAGGTGCCGCTCGCCGTCGGCCTTCTCGCCCTCGCCTTGGGCCTCACCTTTCCTTTACCAAGCCTGCTCGGCCGGGGCCAAGCGAGCGCGCGGGCGACCGCGGCCGCGCTCCTTCTCCTCTTCGTCCCGACGTTGGCCGCCGCGGCCCCGGCTGCCCCCGCCCCCGCGGGCTCTTCCTCCCTTCTCGACGAGGTCTTGATGCGGCCGCGGCGGCTCACGGCCCGGGGCCAGGCGGAGTACGACCGGGGCAATCATCCCGAGGCGCTCTCGGCCTTCGAAGGGGCGGCGGGGATGCGTCCACAGGACCCCCGCGCCCGCTTCAACCTGGCCGACGCTCTCTACCGGAACGGGAAGTTCGAGGAGGCGGAGGCCCTCTTCCGCGCCCTGGGCGAGGACTCGCCGTCGCCCCTCGCCCCCGCCGCCCGCTTCAACCTCGGCAACGCCCGCTACCAGAGGCAGGACTACCGGGGAGCCATCCAGGCCTACCGAGACGCCCTGCACCTCGCCCCGGAGGACGCGGAGGCGAAGCGCAACCTGGAGCTCGCCCTGCGCGCGCTGAAGAAGCAGCAGGAGCAAAAGCCGCCCCCTGACCGGGGGGAGGAGAAGCAGAAACCGCAAGGGGGAGGCCAGAAGAACGAGCGCCCGGCCGGTCAGCAAAAGAAGGAGAGCCCCGCGCCCGAGACGCCGGAGCAGAAGCAGGAGAAGCGATTTCGCGAGGAGACGGGCATGCCGCGGGAACGGGCCATGCAGCTCCTGGACGCGCTCAAGGAGAACGAGAAGAACGAGCAGAGGAAGCTCCTGAACGCGCGGCGGGCGGAAAAGAAGCGGGGGAAGGACTGGTGA
- a CDS encoding SH3 domain-containing protein produces the protein MGLKLAPILLAAGLLAGAAADGGGVRAGERFREANDLARAGDYPKAIALYEGLASGGQESASLYWNWAQTAAARGAPGEALWALLRARELDPGDRAVAREIERRREAFNLDPAEIAPDPWAGGLRVARRYHLDLAGVLLVLLSLPLHAAMRLWPAVRGASAPAGLALGLGLVLTVGSAASSLTRPVGVVIRRGAPLLDAASPTAEAVGTLREGEVVPILEGSGDYLRVEDSSGARGWALAPDVRRLLGPIAPSR, from the coding sequence GTGGGCCTGAAGCTCGCGCCGATCCTCCTCGCCGCGGGGCTCTTGGCGGGAGCCGCCGCCGACGGCGGTGGCGTCAGGGCGGGGGAGCGCTTCCGCGAGGCCAACGACCTCGCCCGCGCCGGCGATTATCCCAAAGCGATCGCGCTCTATGAGGGGCTGGCGTCGGGGGGGCAGGAGAGCGCCTCCCTCTACTGGAACTGGGCCCAGACGGCGGCCGCCCGCGGCGCTCCCGGGGAGGCCCTCTGGGCTCTCCTGCGCGCCCGCGAGCTGGACCCCGGGGACCGAGCAGTGGCCCGCGAGATCGAGCGAAGGCGGGAGGCCTTCAACCTGGATCCGGCCGAGATCGCACCCGACCCCTGGGCGGGCGGGCTGCGGGTGGCCCGCCGATACCATCTCGACCTTGCAGGCGTGCTCCTGGTGCTCCTGTCGCTGCCCCTCCACGCAGCGATGCGTCTCTGGCCGGCGGTCCGGGGAGCCAGCGCCCCCGCCGGGCTTGCGCTCGGCCTGGGCCTCGTCCTGACCGTAGGCTCCGCGGCGTCGTCCCTCACCCGACCGGTCGGGGTCGTGATCCGGCGCGGTGCGCCCCTCCTGGACGCGGCCTCGCCCACGGCCGAGGCCGTGGGCACCCTGCGGGAGGGCGAGGTCGTGCCCATCCTGGAGGGGAGCGGCGACTATCTGCGGGTCGAGGACTCTTCGGGGGCGCGGGGGTGGGCGCTGGCGCCCGATGTGAGGCGCCTACTAGGGCCTATTGCACCGTCCCGCTGA
- a CDS encoding BatD family protein, with amino-acid sequence MKPAVWLVLALAAPSARAAADDIVRSEVDARKVGIDDPLELTITAEGQLQEEVALPALRNLQVAGGPSVSTQFSFVNGVTSQSKTYTYVLQPVMVGKAEVGPVRARMAGGERTAPAISIEVVAGSIRPRERPPRAADPFSEDPFSSFLRGARGPEPKLFVEAVPSRTTLHVGEPLLFTYYLYTQATVTDVKFVEAPQYAGFWAEDLERGNTPPAGEGVTVGGESYRRFPIIQKLLFPTRPGRLTLPASSLKLGIQRQSVFDRGGVVQRSTRPVVVVAEPIPDEPGFSGAVGRFQATATLDRSTLALGEAATLRFRVEGSGNLKWLDRAPEVRLPGARVYPPQVKSEIKAEPGGMRGAKTWEFVVVPQTSGTLEIPSLAFSYFDPQAGRILRAETPALPLRVGGGNAAADAPAPPAAAKEAATSLALRADLDPARQRLPVLSGLSLALIAGVGLLVHAGIWGAARWRERGPGGEGRLAPRRSARAALNALERAGAGGLTKEAAATLIEKTLHDVFGPLEGGEDGERVRAARVILQEVEFVRYAPQLGDYTETIRDLAARAREVVRRWA; translated from the coding sequence GTGAAGCCTGCGGTCTGGCTCGTGCTCGCCCTGGCCGCCCCCTCCGCGCGGGCGGCCGCGGACGACATCGTGCGCTCGGAAGTCGACGCCCGCAAAGTGGGCATCGACGACCCGCTCGAGCTCACTATCACCGCGGAGGGGCAGCTTCAGGAGGAGGTGGCCCTCCCCGCCCTCCGGAACCTCCAGGTCGCGGGCGGGCCCAGCGTCTCCACCCAGTTCTCGTTCGTGAACGGGGTCACCTCCCAGTCCAAGACCTACACCTACGTCCTGCAGCCGGTCATGGTGGGCAAAGCGGAGGTGGGGCCCGTGCGCGCCCGCATGGCTGGGGGCGAGCGCACCGCTCCCGCCATCTCCATCGAGGTCGTGGCGGGCAGCATCCGGCCCCGGGAGCGCCCCCCGAGGGCCGCGGATCCCTTCTCCGAGGACCCCTTCTCGTCGTTTTTAAGAGGCGCGCGGGGCCCGGAGCCCAAGCTCTTCGTGGAGGCTGTCCCCAGCCGGACCACGCTGCACGTGGGCGAGCCCCTTCTCTTCACCTACTACCTGTACACACAGGCCACGGTGACGGACGTGAAGTTCGTGGAGGCGCCCCAATACGCCGGTTTTTGGGCGGAGGATCTGGAGCGAGGCAACACCCCGCCCGCCGGGGAAGGAGTCACGGTGGGGGGGGAGTCGTACCGGCGCTTCCCGATCATCCAAAAGCTGCTCTTCCCGACGCGTCCCGGCCGCCTGACTCTTCCCGCCTCCAGCCTCAAATTGGGCATCCAAAGGCAGAGCGTGTTCGACCGTGGTGGGGTGGTGCAGCGCTCCACGCGGCCGGTGGTCGTGGTCGCGGAGCCTATCCCCGACGAGCCCGGCTTCTCGGGGGCGGTGGGGCGCTTTCAGGCCACGGCCACCCTCGACCGCTCCACCCTGGCCCTCGGCGAAGCCGCCACCCTGCGCTTCCGGGTGGAGGGGAGCGGCAACCTCAAGTGGCTCGACCGCGCCCCCGAGGTGAGGCTGCCCGGGGCCAGGGTCTACCCTCCCCAGGTCAAGAGCGAGATCAAGGCCGAGCCCGGCGGGATGCGGGGGGCGAAGACGTGGGAGTTCGTGGTGGTGCCGCAGACGAGCGGGACGCTCGAGATCCCGTCCCTGGCCTTCTCCTACTTCGATCCCCAGGCGGGGCGGATCCTCCGCGCAGAGACGCCCGCCCTTCCCCTCCGGGTGGGGGGCGGGAACGCGGCCGCGGACGCGCCCGCCCCCCCGGCCGCGGCCAAGGAGGCAGCCACGTCGCTGGCCCTGCGCGCGGACCTCGACCCCGCCCGGCAGCGGCTTCCTGTCCTGAGCGGCCTCTCTCTGGCCCTCATCGCGGGCGTGGGCCTTCTCGTGCACGCCGGGATATGGGGCGCGGCCCGCTGGCGCGAGCGCGGCCCGGGCGGGGAGGGCCGCTTGGCCCCGCGGCGAAGCGCGCGGGCCGCCCTGAACGCGTTGGAGCGGGCGGGCGCCGGGGGGCTGACCAAGGAGGCCGCGGCCACTCTCATCGAGAAGACGCTCCACGACGTGTTCGGGCCTCTCGAGGGGGGGGAGGATGGGGAGCGCGTTCGGGCGGCCCGCGTGATCCTCCAGGAGGTCGAGTTCGTGCGCTACGCCCCCCAGCTCGGCGACTACACGGAGACGATCCGCGACCTGGCGGCGCGCGCGCGGGAGGTGGTGCGGCGGTGGGCCTGA